Proteins encoded in a region of the Rutidosis leptorrhynchoides isolate AG116_Rl617_1_P2 chromosome 9, CSIRO_AGI_Rlap_v1, whole genome shotgun sequence genome:
- the LOC139868145 gene encoding uncharacterized protein, with the protein MAAESGGVIRVVVEVSYDPVMVNTYEFSVVTIPSEVNQVIMALCYGLHIYHKHEELQGFPGRLGSIDCMHWAWGKCPNAWKGQFTRGDHGYPTIMLEAVASYDNWIWHAYFGMAGSNNDLNVLNASPLFDSLLTDTAPQVPYEIGDVNFDRGYYLDDGIYPSCASFAKGFSSVVDAKRKYFTKKQSAAHKDVERTFGILQGRWGILRQPARAYSVNAIKRIMYGCIILHNMIIEDNGFNIAENKSYYLPVNNLQGSTWYERCDVYAEKTKELRDKDEHEYLRHTLVSHLWHNRDDEIVNEL; encoded by the exons ATGGCGGCCGAGAGCGGTGGAGTTATAAGGGTGGTGGTGGAAG TCTCATATGATCCAGTTATGGTAAACACATACGAGTTTAGTGTAGTTACAATACCGAGTGAAGTTAATCAAGTAATCATGGCTCTTTGTTATGGTCTGCACAT TTATCATAAACATGAAGAACTTCAAGGCTTTCCTGGAAGGCTTGGAAgcattgattgtatgcattgggcttgGGGAAAATGTCCAAATGCATGGAAAGGGCAATTCACACGAGGCGATCACGGTTACCCGACAATCATGTTGGAAGCCGTTGCATCGTATGACAATTGGATTTGGCATGCATATTTTGGAATGGCGGGTTCGAACAATGACTTGAATGTCCTTAATGCATCTCCATTGTTTGATAGTTTACTAACTGACACGGCTCCTCAAGTTCCATACGAAATTGGGGACGTTAATTTTGATCGAGGCTACTATCTTGACGATGGGATTTACCCATCGTGTGCTTCTTTCGCTAAGGGATTCTCAAGTGTTGTTGATGCAAAAAGGAAATACTTTACAAAGAAACAATCTGCAGCTCATAAAGACGTTGAGAGGACATTTGGAATTTTGCAAGGTCGTTGGGGTATTTTAAGACAACCTGCTAGGGCATATAGCGTAAACGCAATCAAAAGAATCATGTATGGTTGCATCATATTGCACAACATGATAATTGAAGACAATGGTTTTAACATCGCTGAAAATAAATCTTACTACTTGCCTGTCAACAACCTACAAGGATCAACTTGGTACGAAAGGTGTGATGTATATGCCGAGAAGACAAAAGAGCTGCGTGACAAAGACGAGCATGAGTATCTTCGACATACTCTTGTTTCGCATCTATGGCATAATCGCGATGACGAAATAGTTAACGAATTGTAA